A stretch of the Danio rerio strain Tuebingen ecotype United States chromosome 18, GRCz12tu, whole genome shotgun sequence genome encodes the following:
- the nr1h4 gene encoding bile acid receptor isoform X1: MNDWVGHDVNVVGPLQIPPNDAFPLSESSHFFDILAEQNSPLLQDQEVMPFTSYPSMQYTSGEPSMSSPSYYSSQHCYSQYGAEEWYSPSAMFEMRKGPLEGGFDNELDESCPVIPTVCKRSRHAGHSGKNKGEELCVVCGDKASGYHYNALTCEGCKGFFRRSITKNAVYKCKSGGNCEMDMYMRRKCQECRLRKCKEMGMLAECLLTEIQCKSKRLRKNTKASSDESIGDDVVDSRDPKQENIELSQDQQALINYIVDAHNKHRIPQDMAKKLLQEQFNAEENFLLLTEMATSHVQVLVEFTKNIPGFQSLDHEDQIALLKGSAVEAMFLRSAQVFSKKLPNGHTEVLEDRIRRSGISEEFITPMFNFYKSIGELQMMQEEHALLTAITILSPDRPYVKDQQAVERLQEPMLEVLRKICKLQHPQEPQHFARLLGRLTELRTLNHHHAEMLESWRMSDHKFNPLLCEIWDVQ; encoded by the exons ATATTCTGGCAGAGCAGAACAGTCCCTTGCTACAGGACCAGGAGGTCATGCCCTTCACCAGCTATCCCAGCATGCAGTACACTTCAGGGGAGCCCTCCATGTCATCACCATCATATTACTCCAGTCAGCATTGCTACTCACAGTACGGTGCGGAAGAATGGTACTCTCCGTCCGCCATGTTTGAGATGAGGAAAGGACCGTTGGAGGGTGGTTTTGATAATGAGCTGGATGAATCTTGCCCTGTCATCCCGACTGTGTGTAAAAGGTCCAGACATGCAGGCCATTCAGGAAAAAACAAAGGCGAAGAACTGTGTGTGGTCTGTGGAGATAAAGCCTCAGGGTATCACTACAACGCGCTCACTTGTGAAGGATGTAAAG GTTTCTTCAGAAGGAGCATCACAAAGAATGCTGTATATAAATGTAAGAGTGGAGGAAACTGTGAGATGGACATGTACATGCGAAGAAAATGCCAGGAGTGTCGACTCAGGAAGTGCAAAGAGATGGGCATGCTTGCGGAAT GCTTGTTAACAGAAATCCAGTGCAAATCCAAACGTCTGAGGAAAAACACGAAAGCCTCGTCTGACGAAAGTATAGGGGATGATGTTGTTGATAGTAGAGATCCTAAACAG GAAAATATAGAACTGAGCCAAGACCAGCAGGCTTTGATTAATTATATCGTTGACGCTCACAACAAACATCGCATTCCTCAGGATATGGCCAAAAAACTG CTCCAAGAGCAATTTAATGCTGAAGAAAACTTCCTTCTGCTAACAGAAATGGCCACTAGTCATGTGCAGGTGCTGGTGGAGTTCACCAAAAACATCCCAG GTTTTCAGTCTCTGGATCATGAAGACCAGATCGCTTTATTAAAAGGTTCTGCAGTAGAGGCCATGTTTCTGCGTTCAGCCCAAGTCTTCAGCAAGAAACTGCCCAACGGACACACTGAGGTGCTGGAAGACAGGATCAGAAGAAGTG GGATTTCTGAGGAGTTTATCACGCCCATGTTTAACTTCTATAAAAGCATCGGAGAGCTGCAGATGATGCAGGAGGAACATGCTTTACTCACCGCCATTACGATTCTATCACCAG aTAGACCATATGTGAAAGACCAGCAGGCGGTGGAACGTCTGCAGGAGCCCATGCTGGAGGTGCTGAGGAAGATCTGTAAACTACAGCACCCCCAGGAGCCCCAGCATTTTGCACGACTTCTTGGTCGACTGACTGAGCTTCGCACCCTCAACCACCACCATGCTGAAATGCTGGAATCATGGCGCATGAGTGACCACAAGTTTAACCCCCTCCTCTGTGAGATCTGGGATGTTCAGTGA
- the nr1h4 gene encoding bile acid receptor (The RefSeq protein has 5 substitutions compared to this genomic sequence), whose translation MNDWVGHDVNVVGPLQIPPNDAFPLSESSHFFDILAEQNSPLLQDQEVMPFTSYPSMQYTSVEPSMSSPSYYSSQHCYSQYGAEEWYSPSAMFEMRKGPLDGGFDNELDESCPVIPTVCKRSRHAGHSGKSKGEELCVVCGDKASGYHYNALTCEGCKVFFRRSITKNAVYKCKSGGNCEMDMYMRRKCQECRLRKCKEMGMLAECLLTEIQCKSKRLRKNTKASSDGSIGDDVVDSRDPKQVVSTTKPSKENIELSQDQQALINYIVDAHNKHRIPQDMAKKLLQEQFNAEENFLLLTEMATSHVQVLVEFTKNIPGFQSLDHEDQIALLKGSAVEAMFLRSAQVFSKKLPNGHTEVLEDRIRRSGISEEFITPMFNFYKSIGELQMMQEEHALLTAITILSPDRPYVKDQQAVERLQEPMLEVLRKICKLQHPQEPQHFARLLGRLTELRTLNHHHAEMLESWRMSDHKFNPLLCEIWDVQ comes from the exons ATATTCTGGCAGAGCAGAACAGTCCCTTGCTACAGGACCAGGAGGTCATGCCCTTCACCAGCTATCCCAGCATGCAGTACACTTCAGGGGAGCCCTCCATGTCATCACCATCATATTACTCCAGTCAGCATTGCTACTCACAGTACGGTGCGGAAGAATGGTACTCTCCGTCCGCCATGTTTGAGATGAGGAAAGGACCGTTGGAGGGTGGTTTTGATAATGAGCTGGATGAATCTTGCCCTGTCATCCCGACTGTGTGTAAAAGGTCCAGACATGCAGGCCATTCAGGAAAAAACAAAGGCGAAGAACTGTGTGTGGTCTGTGGAGATAAAGCCTCAGGGTATCACTACAACGCGCTCACTTGTGAAGGATGTAAAG GTTTCTTCAGAAGGAGCATCACAAAGAATGCTGTATATAAATGTAAGAGTGGAGGAAACTGTGAGATGGACATGTACATGCGAAGAAAATGCCAGGAGTGTCGACTCAGGAAGTGCAAAGAGATGGGCATGCTTGCGGAAT GCTTGTTAACAGAAATCCAGTGCAAATCCAAACGTCTGAGGAAAAACACGAAAGCCTCGTCTGACGAAAGTATAGGGGATGATGTTGTTGATAGTAGAGATCCTAAACAGGTTGTATCTACCACTAAACCCTCCAAG GAAAATATAGAACTGAGCCAAGACCAGCAGGCTTTGATTAATTATATCGTTGACGCTCACAACAAACATCGCATTCCTCAGGATATGGCCAAAAAACTG CTCCAAGAGCAATTTAATGCTGAAGAAAACTTCCTTCTGCTAACAGAAATGGCCACTAGTCATGTGCAGGTGCTGGTGGAGTTCACCAAAAACATCCCAG GTTTTCAGTCTCTGGATCATGAAGACCAGATCGCTTTATTAAAAGGTTCTGCAGTAGAGGCCATGTTTCTGCGTTCAGCCCAAGTCTTCAGCAAGAAACTGCCCAACGGACACACTGAGGTGCTGGAAGACAGGATCAGAAGAAGTG GGATTTCTGAGGAGTTTATCACGCCCATGTTTAACTTCTATAAAAGCATCGGAGAGCTGCAGATGATGCAGGAGGAACATGCTTTACTCACCGCCATTACGATTCTATCACCAG aTAGACCATATGTGAAAGACCAGCAGGCGGTGGAACGTCTGCAGGAGCCCATGCTGGAGGTGCTGAGGAAGATCTGTAAACTACAGCACCCCCAGGAGCCCCAGCATTTTGCACGACTTCTTGGTCGACTGACTGAGCTTCGCACCCTCAACCACCACCATGCTGAAATGCTGGAATCATGGCGCATGAGTGACCACAAGTTTAACCCCCTCCTCTGTGAGATCTGGGATGTTCAGTGA
- the nr1h4 gene encoding bile acid receptor isoform X2, with product MSMVQEKASDILAEQNSPLLQDQEVMPFTSYPSMQYTSGEPSMSSPSYYSSQHCYSQYGAEEWYSPSAMFEMRKGPLEGGFDNELDESCPVIPTVCKRSRHAGHSGKNKGEELCVVCGDKASGYHYNALTCEGCKGFFRRSITKNAVYKCKSGGNCEMDMYMRRKCQECRLRKCKEMGMLAECLLTEIQCKSKRLRKNTKASSDESIGDDVVDSRDPKQVVSTTKPSKENIELSQDQQALINYIVDAHNKHRIPQDMAKKLLQEQFNAEENFLLLTEMATSHVQVLVEFTKNIPGFQSLDHEDQIALLKGSAVEAMFLRSAQVFSKKLPNGHTEVLEDRIRRSGISEEFITPMFNFYKSIGELQMMQEEHALLTAITILSPDRPYVKDQQAVERLQEPMLEVLRKICKLQHPQEPQHFARLLGRLTELRTLNHHHAEMLESWRMSDHKFNPLLCEIWDVQ from the exons ATATTCTGGCAGAGCAGAACAGTCCCTTGCTACAGGACCAGGAGGTCATGCCCTTCACCAGCTATCCCAGCATGCAGTACACTTCAGGGGAGCCCTCCATGTCATCACCATCATATTACTCCAGTCAGCATTGCTACTCACAGTACGGTGCGGAAGAATGGTACTCTCCGTCCGCCATGTTTGAGATGAGGAAAGGACCGTTGGAGGGTGGTTTTGATAATGAGCTGGATGAATCTTGCCCTGTCATCCCGACTGTGTGTAAAAGGTCCAGACATGCAGGCCATTCAGGAAAAAACAAAGGCGAAGAACTGTGTGTGGTCTGTGGAGATAAAGCCTCAGGGTATCACTACAACGCGCTCACTTGTGAAGGATGTAAAG GTTTCTTCAGAAGGAGCATCACAAAGAATGCTGTATATAAATGTAAGAGTGGAGGAAACTGTGAGATGGACATGTACATGCGAAGAAAATGCCAGGAGTGTCGACTCAGGAAGTGCAAAGAGATGGGCATGCTTGCGGAAT GCTTGTTAACAGAAATCCAGTGCAAATCCAAACGTCTGAGGAAAAACACGAAAGCCTCGTCTGACGAAAGTATAGGGGATGATGTTGTTGATAGTAGAGATCCTAAACAGGTTGTATCTACCACTAAACCCTCCAAG GAAAATATAGAACTGAGCCAAGACCAGCAGGCTTTGATTAATTATATCGTTGACGCTCACAACAAACATCGCATTCCTCAGGATATGGCCAAAAAACTG CTCCAAGAGCAATTTAATGCTGAAGAAAACTTCCTTCTGCTAACAGAAATGGCCACTAGTCATGTGCAGGTGCTGGTGGAGTTCACCAAAAACATCCCAG GTTTTCAGTCTCTGGATCATGAAGACCAGATCGCTTTATTAAAAGGTTCTGCAGTAGAGGCCATGTTTCTGCGTTCAGCCCAAGTCTTCAGCAAGAAACTGCCCAACGGACACACTGAGGTGCTGGAAGACAGGATCAGAAGAAGTG GGATTTCTGAGGAGTTTATCACGCCCATGTTTAACTTCTATAAAAGCATCGGAGAGCTGCAGATGATGCAGGAGGAACATGCTTTACTCACCGCCATTACGATTCTATCACCAG aTAGACCATATGTGAAAGACCAGCAGGCGGTGGAACGTCTGCAGGAGCCCATGCTGGAGGTGCTGAGGAAGATCTGTAAACTACAGCACCCCCAGGAGCCCCAGCATTTTGCACGACTTCTTGGTCGACTGACTGAGCTTCGCACCCTCAACCACCACCATGCTGAAATGCTGGAATCATGGCGCATGAGTGACCACAAGTTTAACCCCCTCCTCTGTGAGATCTGGGATGTTCAGTGA
- the nr1h4 gene encoding bile acid receptor isoform X3 produces MSMVQEKASDILAEQNSPLLQDQEVMPFTSYPSMQYTSGEPSMSSPSYYSSQHCYSQYGAEEWYSPSAMFEMRKGPLEGGFDNELDESCPVIPTVCKRSRHAGHSGKNKGEELCVVCGDKASGYHYNALTCEGCKGFFRRSITKNAVYKCKSGGNCEMDMYMRRKCQECRLRKCKEMGMLAECLLTEIQCKSKRLRKNTKASSDESIGDDVVDSRDPKQENIELSQDQQALINYIVDAHNKHRIPQDMAKKLLQEQFNAEENFLLLTEMATSHVQVLVEFTKNIPGFQSLDHEDQIALLKGSAVEAMFLRSAQVFSKKLPNGHTEVLEDRIRRSGISEEFITPMFNFYKSIGELQMMQEEHALLTAITILSPDRPYVKDQQAVERLQEPMLEVLRKICKLQHPQEPQHFARLLGRLTELRTLNHHHAEMLESWRMSDHKFNPLLCEIWDVQ; encoded by the exons ATATTCTGGCAGAGCAGAACAGTCCCTTGCTACAGGACCAGGAGGTCATGCCCTTCACCAGCTATCCCAGCATGCAGTACACTTCAGGGGAGCCCTCCATGTCATCACCATCATATTACTCCAGTCAGCATTGCTACTCACAGTACGGTGCGGAAGAATGGTACTCTCCGTCCGCCATGTTTGAGATGAGGAAAGGACCGTTGGAGGGTGGTTTTGATAATGAGCTGGATGAATCTTGCCCTGTCATCCCGACTGTGTGTAAAAGGTCCAGACATGCAGGCCATTCAGGAAAAAACAAAGGCGAAGAACTGTGTGTGGTCTGTGGAGATAAAGCCTCAGGGTATCACTACAACGCGCTCACTTGTGAAGGATGTAAAG GTTTCTTCAGAAGGAGCATCACAAAGAATGCTGTATATAAATGTAAGAGTGGAGGAAACTGTGAGATGGACATGTACATGCGAAGAAAATGCCAGGAGTGTCGACTCAGGAAGTGCAAAGAGATGGGCATGCTTGCGGAAT GCTTGTTAACAGAAATCCAGTGCAAATCCAAACGTCTGAGGAAAAACACGAAAGCCTCGTCTGACGAAAGTATAGGGGATGATGTTGTTGATAGTAGAGATCCTAAACAG GAAAATATAGAACTGAGCCAAGACCAGCAGGCTTTGATTAATTATATCGTTGACGCTCACAACAAACATCGCATTCCTCAGGATATGGCCAAAAAACTG CTCCAAGAGCAATTTAATGCTGAAGAAAACTTCCTTCTGCTAACAGAAATGGCCACTAGTCATGTGCAGGTGCTGGTGGAGTTCACCAAAAACATCCCAG GTTTTCAGTCTCTGGATCATGAAGACCAGATCGCTTTATTAAAAGGTTCTGCAGTAGAGGCCATGTTTCTGCGTTCAGCCCAAGTCTTCAGCAAGAAACTGCCCAACGGACACACTGAGGTGCTGGAAGACAGGATCAGAAGAAGTG GGATTTCTGAGGAGTTTATCACGCCCATGTTTAACTTCTATAAAAGCATCGGAGAGCTGCAGATGATGCAGGAGGAACATGCTTTACTCACCGCCATTACGATTCTATCACCAG aTAGACCATATGTGAAAGACCAGCAGGCGGTGGAACGTCTGCAGGAGCCCATGCTGGAGGTGCTGAGGAAGATCTGTAAACTACAGCACCCCCAGGAGCCCCAGCATTTTGCACGACTTCTTGGTCGACTGACTGAGCTTCGCACCCTCAACCACCACCATGCTGAAATGCTGGAATCATGGCGCATGAGTGACCACAAGTTTAACCCCCTCCTCTGTGAGATCTGGGATGTTCAGTGA